A genome region from Anastrepha obliqua isolate idAnaObli1 chromosome 4, idAnaObli1_1.0, whole genome shotgun sequence includes the following:
- the LOC129246075 gene encoding uncharacterized protein LOC129246075, with product MAGKRSRVEEPSTSVGGKKRKVKGSWNLMRIMSELGTNEQCVKFAEDNGLIPKTMVCSVHKTFMNFRRNGNKVGYFLCSRGTCRKKSCISRATGTWFENARLSLPHIYYLMYCFAYRFTEEAVIREDFILDGTSISTSTIVDWFGFCREAVISYQLDHQEYSGKIGGPGKIVQIGESKFGTIKYNKLRNIESHWALRMVENNCTDLRFELCPENDCSFEDIIPLIEKHVLKGSIIQMDSREVNDRLQEHGYFVAKAKHGAAIDPLATEDGNRTEQIESQARLVRRLFNAKFHNTSGNFGDIITEYIWRRSIKTNKKDAFLALIEAIKYVYNEN from the exons atggctGGAAAACGATCAC GTGTTGAAGAGCCTTCAACGAGCGTTGGTGGTAAAAAACGTAAAGTAAAAGGCAGTTGGAATTTGATGCGTATTATGAGCGAACTAGGCACCAACGAGCAGTGCGTTAAGTTTGCCGAGGATAACGGCCTGATTCCAAAAACTATGGTGTGTTCCGTTCATAAAACATTTATGAATTTTCGCCGAAATGGCAATAAAGTGGGATATTTCCTGTGCTCCAGAGGCACTTGCAGGAAAAAGTCTTGCATTTCCAGAGCAACAGGGACATGGTTCGAAAATGCAAGATTGAGCCTTCCACATATTTACTACCTAATGTATTGTTTTGCATACCGATTTACCGAAGAAGCCGTAATCCGGGAGGATTTTATTCTAGATGGCACTTCAATTTCAACTAGTACTATTGTCGACTGGTTTGGTTTCTGCAGAGAAGCGGTAATATCATACCAATTGGATCATCAGGAGTATAGTGGAAAGATTGGTGGCCCAGGAAAAATAGTGCAAATTGGGGAAAGTAAATTCGGGACCATAAAGTACAACAAAC tgagGAACATCGAAAGTCATTGGGCACTTCGTATGGTTGAAAATAACTGTACAGATCTTCGATTCGAGTTGTGTCCTGAAAACGATTGCTCGTTTGAAGACATCATCCCCCTGATTGAAAAGCACGTTCTGAAAGGTTCCATCATTCAAATGGATTCTCGTGAGGTCAACGATCGCCTGCAGGAGCATGGTTACTTTGTCGCAAAGGCGAAACATGGTGCGGCAATTGATCCACTTGCGACAGAAGACGGTAATCGCACGGAACAAATTGAATCGCAGGCCAGACTTGTGCGAAGACTATTTAATGCGAAATTTCACAACACCTCCGGTAACTTTGGTGATATTATTACAGAATATATATGGCGCCGatctataaaaacaaacaagaaagatgcttttcttgctttaatagaagcaataaaatatgtttacaacgaaaattaa